A portion of the Caenorhabditis elegans chromosome III genome contains these proteins:
- the Y119D3B.21 gene encoding Protein KRI1 homolog (Confirmed by transcript evidence), protein MSDNDDNVYDPDEVEEVDEKDRYDPNDLEEMEYVKGLEEKDRFYFDKDMYNSGDLDDLEEYPDYSN, encoded by the coding sequence ATGAGTGATAACGACGACAACGTGTACGACCCCGACGAGGTGGAGGAGGTGGATGAGAAGGATCGGTACGACCCCAACGATTTGGAGGAGATGGAGTATGTGAAGGGGCTGGAGGAGAAGGATCGGTTCTACTTTGACAAAGACATGTACAATAGTGGCGATTTAGACGATTTAGAAGAATACCCCGACTACTCCAATTAG